In a genomic window of Streptomyces sp. NBC_01231:
- a CDS encoding helix-turn-helix transcriptional regulator codes for MTSTYGDWLKQQRESSGLTQQQLADMTVMTRSHIAHIEAGRRIPSKEDARRLDAALNTGDVLSSFLPAEDVAVADYFEAARQLEQQAVMIREFALSFVPGILQTRAYARAVLGTSFPPVSEEECDRRLVTRLERAKILDDPVTPVVWALLDEAVLRRVVGGREVMAEQVMHLVRLVERKRVRVHVMPYEVGAYQLLQSMLTLMWFEDQPPLAYSEGVQVGKVHDSPAVVTRLQCAYDLALSDALSLNESLAMLKATVEDYERRD; via the coding sequence ATGACCAGCACGTACGGTGACTGGCTCAAGCAGCAGCGGGAGTCGTCGGGGCTGACACAGCAACAGCTGGCCGACATGACGGTGATGACGCGTTCGCACATCGCCCACATCGAGGCGGGCCGCCGCATCCCCTCCAAGGAGGACGCGCGACGCCTGGATGCGGCTCTGAACACGGGCGATGTGCTGAGCAGCTTCCTGCCGGCGGAGGACGTCGCGGTCGCGGACTACTTCGAGGCGGCCCGTCAGCTCGAACAACAGGCGGTGATGATCAGGGAGTTCGCCCTGTCGTTCGTCCCCGGCATCCTCCAGACAAGGGCGTACGCGCGTGCGGTTCTGGGGACGTCGTTCCCTCCGGTGAGTGAAGAGGAATGTGACAGACGCCTTGTCACACGCCTTGAGCGCGCGAAGATCCTGGACGATCCGGTGACGCCGGTGGTTTGGGCGCTGCTGGACGAGGCGGTATTGCGGCGGGTTGTGGGTGGGCGGGAGGTGATGGCGGAGCAGGTGATGCACCTGGTGCGCTTGGTGGAGCGCAAGCGGGTGCGCGTCCACGTCATGCCGTACGAAGTCGGCGCGTACCAGCTGCTCCAGAGCATGCTCACCCTGATGTGGTTCGAGGACCAGCCGCCACTGGCGTACTCGGAAGGCGTCCAAGTGGGCAAGGTGCACGATTCCCCTGCCGTGGTCACGCGACTGCAATGCGCCTACGATCTGGCACTGAGCGACGCGCTCTCCTTGAACGAGTCCCTCGCCATGCTGAAGGCGACAGTGGAGGACTACGAACGCCGTGACTGA
- a CDS encoding DUF397 domain-containing protein, translated as MTDSLIRDDAPLTHWRKSSYSGPEAGSCLEVRDGHPSGVPVRDSKSPHGPALVFSSGGWSQFVAAVKYETFQA; from the coding sequence GTGACTGACAGCCTCATCCGCGACGACGCCCCGTTGACGCACTGGCGCAAGTCGTCCTACAGCGGCCCCGAAGCAGGCAGCTGCCTCGAAGTCCGCGACGGCCACCCCTCGGGCGTCCCCGTCCGTGACTCCAAGTCTCCGCACGGACCCGCCCTGGTCTTCTCGTCAGGCGGGTGGTCGCAGTTCGTCGCGGCCGTCAAGTACGAGACGTTTCAGGCCTGA